In Bdellovibrionales bacterium, one genomic interval encodes:
- a CDS encoding 3-dehydroquinate synthase, with the protein MTSTDYSPQFNSPLNFSQKFPIELFDVDKDILIYDKFLLNVGAGSTIQKFKYSYGVTAGESLKQLSSLEGHLQHILALAHPTFTRNHRLVALGGGSVGDFVGFVASILKRGVPWVGVPTTWLAALDSAHGGKTALNFSNTKNQLGTFYPAQRVVLVEEILSRQPEARAREALGELLKMAWISGEKLYSQLEVSSTRNLTELLWSVLPEAIAAKYKVVMQDPYEKTGVRKILNLGHTLGHVIEAHFKLAHGEAVLQGLLFAVEWSQFLGHISESEKQSFLKVVDSLVGQRQPTFEPMNEAQLTGLLLADKKIEQGQTIDFILVQGMGRPFIAKFSVSQVCEEARRQGWLRD; encoded by the coding sequence CGTCCACTGATTATTCTCCTCAGTTTAATTCGCCCTTAAATTTCTCTCAGAAGTTTCCAATAGAGCTTTTTGATGTCGATAAAGATATTCTGATCTACGACAAATTTTTATTGAATGTCGGTGCGGGTTCGACCATTCAAAAATTCAAATATTCTTATGGAGTCACGGCCGGGGAGTCCCTCAAACAGTTATCTTCGCTCGAAGGACATCTCCAACACATTTTAGCTTTGGCACACCCTACCTTCACCCGAAATCATCGCCTCGTCGCTTTGGGAGGAGGCTCGGTGGGAGACTTCGTGGGGTTTGTGGCCTCGATTCTTAAGCGAGGTGTTCCATGGGTCGGTGTTCCTACGACATGGTTAGCCGCTTTAGATTCGGCCCACGGGGGGAAAACCGCACTGAATTTCTCGAACACGAAAAATCAGTTGGGAACTTTTTATCCCGCGCAAAGAGTTGTTCTGGTGGAAGAGATTCTATCGCGCCAACCTGAGGCTCGCGCTCGTGAGGCTCTCGGCGAACTTTTAAAGATGGCATGGATCTCCGGAGAGAAGTTATACAGCCAGCTTGAGGTGTCGTCGACGCGTAATCTGACCGAACTTCTATGGTCCGTTCTCCCTGAAGCCATCGCGGCGAAATATAAAGTGGTGATGCAAGACCCTTACGAAAAAACCGGCGTGAGAAAAATTTTAAATTTGGGCCATACACTGGGGCATGTGATCGAAGCGCATTTTAAATTGGCGCACGGAGAAGCGGTCCTTCAAGGACTGCTCTTCGCCGTCGAATGGTCGCAGTTTTTGGGCCATATCTCCGAAAGTGAAAAACAAAGTTTTTTAAAAGTTGTTGATTCTTTAGTAGGTCAGCGACAGCCTACGTTTGAACCAATGAATGAAGCTCAGCTGACCGGTCTTCTCTTGGCCGATAAAAAAATCGAGCAAGGTCAGACGATCGACTTTATTTTAGTTCAAGGAATGGGGCGGCCCTTCATTGCCAAGTTCTCTGTGAGTCAAGTGTGTGAGGAAGCTCGACGGCAAGGGTGGCTTCGTGACTAA
- a CDS encoding 3-phosphoshikimate 1-carboxyvinyltransferase, translating to MTKDFYFKGSLSSSKSIYNRALIIQSFAPEIKVVGYSEAEDVIALKAALSAFARGENRLECKEAGTVMRFLMARVSRHPGFYILTGNGRLLQRPHDGLIDAMRSLEVQVTRHEGHLEVQSRGWTASDVPLRVDSKTSSQFLSGLLLSAWGLPFDLRLDLSETMVSRDYFLMTRRVCEDFGMQLIDGASGEVKELLVPKNQRPKLDHYVVEPDMSSCFAIASIAALSGLAVFDQFPIVSVQPDYEFINILRSMGVPVEWRGEDCIFSRTDSLKPIDLDLSSTPDMFPVLAVLAAMAQGPSKFKGLSHLKYKESDRLKNTVDLLQRCGRTVDVQGDEVHIHGKAEALSGRGEFFPDGDHRMAMAAQVANFAGAEFVIRDRHVVDKSFPEFWLLTEGYL from the coding sequence GTGACTAAAGATTTTTATTTTAAAGGATCTCTCAGTTCCTCAAAATCGATTTACAATCGCGCCTTGATCATCCAGTCTTTTGCTCCTGAAATCAAAGTCGTGGGCTATTCCGAAGCCGAGGACGTCATCGCTCTTAAAGCCGCATTGAGTGCGTTTGCTCGCGGAGAAAATCGTTTAGAGTGTAAAGAGGCGGGAACCGTGATGCGATTTTTGATGGCGAGAGTGTCTCGTCATCCTGGATTTTATATCTTAACAGGGAACGGGCGACTTCTTCAACGCCCCCACGACGGATTGATCGATGCGATGCGATCGTTAGAGGTCCAAGTCACTCGACATGAGGGCCATCTGGAAGTTCAATCTCGAGGTTGGACCGCTTCGGATGTACCTTTGAGAGTGGACAGCAAGACTTCGAGCCAATTCCTGAGCGGCCTCCTCTTAAGTGCCTGGGGACTGCCTTTCGACTTACGCTTAGATCTTTCGGAGACCATGGTTTCCCGCGACTACTTTTTAATGACTCGTAGAGTTTGCGAGGACTTCGGAATGCAGTTGATCGACGGCGCTAGTGGTGAAGTGAAGGAACTTCTTGTTCCGAAGAACCAACGCCCGAAATTAGATCATTACGTTGTTGAGCCCGATATGAGCTCCTGCTTTGCAATCGCTTCCATCGCGGCCTTATCGGGTCTTGCCGTGTTTGACCAATTTCCGATTGTGTCAGTGCAGCCGGATTATGAATTTATAAATATTCTTCGATCGATGGGAGTTCCCGTGGAGTGGCGAGGCGAAGATTGTATTTTCTCTCGTACGGATTCGCTCAAACCCATTGACCTGGATTTGTCTTCCACCCCGGATATGTTTCCGGTGCTTGCAGTTCTTGCGGCGATGGCTCAAGGCCCGTCGAAATTTAAAGGCCTCTCTCACCTTAAATATAAAGAGTCCGATCGATTAAAAAATACCGTCGATCTTCTCCAACGTTGCGGACGCACTGTCGACGTCCAAGGTGATGAAGTTCATATTCACGGAAAAGCAGAGGCTTTGTCGGGACGGGGTGAGTTTTTCCCTGATGGAGATCATCGCATGGCCATGGCCGCGCAAGTTGCAAATTTTGCCGGTGCCGAGTTTGTTATTCGAGATCGGCATGTGGTGGACAAAAGTTTCCCAGAATTTTGGCTTTTGACTGAGGGTTATCTATGA